CAGAACAGGAAGGAAATAAACCACCATTCACACCAAAATGACTTCAGGTAGCGCACGACTGTCCTTACCCCAACAAGttaaagaagaggagagaaaagataaataaatttaaaaataaataaataaataataaaaataattaaattaaaaaaataacagaaaaaacaaaaaattaaataatacaaaaatatatatatataaaataaataataaatcaaaaattaaaaaggaaaaaaaaatacacatacatacgcacacacatatccatatatatatatatatacacatacatacatacagatatacaaatatacatatatatatatgcatacatacatacatatacacataaacatgtatacctacatacatacacatgtgaATTAAAAaccaagtaaaaataaaatcagtcaCCCTATACACATACCTTGCCTTCTCTCAACCATGTATAGTggagttaaaatataacttttacCAGTACACAAGACAATAGCAGGGGATGATTAttccatttttaattgtttaaacaagacattaataatgtattaggAAATGGTGAGTTATTGACAACGATGCCTCTTCAATTTAGTCAAGTTCAACAGGCAACAGattttaataatgtatattaaGGAGTTCTCGGAAGTCATTCCTGACCAAATCCCTGAgtgttttttaatgcaaaatccATAGTTTCCTTAAAATCCTCGAATTTTTTCAGGACTGGCAACCGCAGGCAGTTAATGCATGTGTTTGCGGGGGGTAAATGACGGCCTTGTCTGAGGGGCAGCTCATGGAGAAAAACCACTGAAGGTAGTGGGGAGAAGCCCAGGGGTGGAATATCGTTTGCTCCCGTCGTAAAGGCCAGGATACCCCCAAGTTGCAAGGGTCCCTCTTGCtctgaaaaagaaatacaccaaaaacaaaaattaaacctAGCAGGtagaaaacttttaaaaaggagggaaagacaaagacagactgaAGGGCATATGAAAAGATTTTTATTCCATAACTAGCAATAATACTTACCCTCAACATCCAGCAGGTAGTCCCTCCAAAATGCAACCACACATTCCTCTGGCCTTCTTTTGTTCCTGCCCACTGCTGACCGTTCTAGTACATCCGCTGTGAGTGGGGATGGCTCGTGACAAAACAGCGGTCTGAAAGCATCTGGGTGCATTCTTATTGCATCAAGAACACCAAGGGTCTTCATCCCCTCCCTGAAcctgtaaaaatgtatcatgagaagatacaaatataatttttcaaaTTGGATAAATTATCACACAGCACATGAAAGGGATGACTTATAAGACAGTTCAGTGTTTGTTGACTATGCAAAAAGGCCTTGTCTTTGACAACTATCTAAAACGTGATGTTCTTTAAGTTATTTTATATGATACATGCAAGCCTTTATTCAGAGTGTTTGGTTGTACATtgacttttaaaaatatgttaaaatcttTCATTATTCTTAATCCTTGTAAGCTGGTTCAGTTCTGTGGGACCcgtttttcaatgtttgctaaaataaaaatgatgctatttattatttcttctaactcaaactcattggccttggctcattttctttgaagaacattaaaaataacttattttcaattagTGTACACGGTAcacccctacacataactaatacaaatgaggtgttcgggtctactggacccaagtgtaattattacagtgtaataattgtaggtgctCTGAAACTTTGTACCTGCTATTCTcacacaaagttaaaaaaattttacatttcaagtactttcacctgttctgattaagttctaagaaataagcaccaataatgataatgatggatgataatgaatgaaaaatcttgtttctatttttttttttttttaccttttttataattggagtaaatggcaaatatgaaccataaattatGTAtctatcattggtaattgagcttaaGTAAACCTCTGTTTAGTATTTTTATATACATgtttatggctgtattgatttaaaagcctaataatgtggtgggtccaacattggctgtggaacaaaaaatatgaacaccttaGAAGggttaaatttttgtttttaaaaaatggaGTTACACAAACCTTTGAAGTGCTCCACTAACTCGATGAACCAGCTGAAACATGATGATATCCTCCACCAAGAGATCTTTGTCTTCTATGCGTTTCAAAGGCCTTAGACACCCAGCATTGGCCAGAAAATctgtaataaatcattgtatagtatgaacaacacaagattagatatattaaacaaactgttctttcctggaggccaggcctgtatgtgatgatgaaattaggtgatgcatgttATGCcagatgacatcttttatttaactcctTTAATCACAGTAGTATGTTTAGCACCCCGAGCCAAGAGCCTGgtttaaacattcatatgaaagcaAGAAACAAATCCacacagattgcagaaatataaaaacaaatgtgtggcTTCACCACACAAAGGTGACATTCTAAAATGCTTAATAAGCACTTAGAGAGCCTTGCTTAgcagtatttagattattattccTGTAATAagcatatgtaaacatgtatattgcactctttaatatgtaatatgtgtactacattttatttatataagcgCTTTTCATGCTActcaaaaagacacacacaggctaaaTATCCTCACCCAGTCAGATGATTGCAGACCGAGCATTCTTACATTTAACCTATCTTTGCTGTAGCGAAACGCCTACGCCTACTCTCTCTTTACCCAAGATAGGTGAAATCCAATAAATGCAGAACTGCGTTGCAATAAGCTGCGCACTGATAGCAAATTACAGTGTGTTTGAAATTTAATAGCAGGGCGCGCCAATGGAGTACTACAATTACCAGTATGCTTCATAACTGCTGCTCTGGCTGCTCCTTCTTTCCTCTCCAAAGTCAAATGTACGTTGTACGGTAAAATACTGTGGTTAATCAAGGGGCTTTACAGACAGTAATGTCGTCTCTCTCATGTAAccagatttgatttaaaaccTGATTTCTGGAATTATTTCAAACAACTTGCTCAAGCTTGCTTGATCGTATTAActagcactagctagctagtggaaTATTACCAAAGTTTTCAATGGAAATGGCTAGCCCGTGTTATGTGGGTAGCAACTGGTTAACAGCGCTAACGCCACAACCATGCTAACATGAATTTGAGAACA
The Perca fluviatilis chromosome 9, GENO_Pfluv_1.0, whole genome shotgun sequence genome window above contains:
- the LOC120565577 gene encoding G2/M phase-specific E3 ubiquitin-protein ligase-like, whose protein sequence is MVPPPGTRFRSLRLELRLTQQYVCFSSCQLTRKQLPGRCFRLQSVQICPNGAAAGVRWDRNIQMLSSRTLHIHRDFLANAGCLRPLKRIEDKDLLVEDIIMFQLVHRVSGALQRFREGMKTLGVLDAIRMHPDAFRPLFCHEPSPLTADVLERSAVGRNKRRPEECVVAFWRDYLLDVEEQEGPLQLGGILAFTTGANDIPPLGFSPLPSVVFLHELPLRQGRHLPPANTCINCLRLPVLKKFEDFKETMDFALKNTQGFGQE